One window from the genome of Synechococcus sp. PROS-7-1 encodes:
- a CDS encoding glutamine synthetase III, which translates to MPHPARLAALQAIQQRTPVDCAPAQPLEDVWASDVFTLARMKSALPKESYKAVRRVIRDGGRLDLAVADVVAQSMKDWAVSQGAHYYAHVFYPLTNSTAEKHDGFISPQGDGQAIHEFSGKLLVQGEPDGSSFPNGGIRSTFEARGYTAWDITSPAYLMRTPNGVTLCIPTVFVSWTGEALDKKTPLLRSNAAMNRQAKRLLRLLGNEEVAPVNSSCGAEQEYFLVDTQFATLRPDLLLAGRTLFGAASPKGQQFDDHYFGAIPERVQVFMQDVESQLYRLGIPAKTRHNEVAPGQFEIAPVHEAANVATDHQQLIMTTLRSTAKRHGFTCLLHEKPFAGINGSGKHVNWSVGNSTQGNLLDPGRTPHDNLQFLLFCAAVIRGVHCNGPLLRAVVATAGNDHRLGANEAPPAIISVYLGQQLEQVFQQIQRGEVTGSSHGGVMRLGVDTLPEFPKDARDRNRTSPFAFTGNRFEFRAVGSGQSVAGPLVAMNTVLADSLEWISDRLEAEMGSGQSLEQSAAAVIRQIMDRHGAAVFGGDGYSDAWHREATEDRGLENLRNTAEALPVLRREEVRSLFQRHGVISSVEMESRYEVYGEQYSLAIEVEAKVALSMVRTQISPAVQKHLSALARSLQQQQSLGLQPETRDLHQIAELHRRMDDHATALAGELHQLHCGDTAAAMNHCSGVLLPRLQLLREAVDSLEELVDDDRWPLPSYREMLFVR; encoded by the coding sequence ATGCCCCATCCCGCCCGTCTGGCTGCTCTTCAGGCCATCCAGCAGCGCACGCCAGTGGACTGCGCGCCCGCCCAACCCCTTGAAGACGTTTGGGCTAGCGACGTGTTCACGCTCGCAAGGATGAAAAGTGCTCTGCCCAAGGAGTCCTACAAAGCGGTTCGTCGTGTGATCCGTGATGGCGGGCGTCTTGATCTCGCCGTGGCGGATGTGGTGGCCCAATCGATGAAGGACTGGGCTGTGTCCCAAGGTGCGCACTACTACGCACACGTTTTTTATCCCCTCACCAACTCCACTGCGGAGAAGCACGACGGTTTCATCAGCCCGCAAGGTGATGGTCAGGCGATCCATGAGTTCTCAGGCAAGCTCCTCGTTCAGGGTGAACCTGATGGCAGCTCCTTCCCCAATGGAGGCATCCGTTCCACCTTCGAGGCTCGTGGATACACGGCCTGGGACATCACCAGTCCGGCTTATTTGATGCGTACCCCCAACGGGGTGACGCTCTGCATTCCCACGGTGTTTGTGAGCTGGACAGGAGAGGCTCTTGATAAGAAAACGCCTCTGCTCCGTTCGAATGCCGCCATGAACCGGCAGGCGAAGAGGTTGCTTCGCCTCCTTGGCAACGAAGAGGTGGCTCCTGTGAACAGCTCCTGTGGGGCTGAGCAGGAATATTTTCTGGTGGACACTCAGTTCGCCACCCTCAGGCCTGACCTTCTTCTCGCCGGTCGCACGCTGTTCGGCGCGGCGTCACCCAAGGGTCAGCAATTTGATGATCACTATTTCGGTGCGATACCGGAAAGGGTGCAGGTCTTCATGCAAGATGTGGAGAGTCAGCTTTACAGACTGGGGATTCCAGCAAAGACCCGACACAACGAAGTTGCACCGGGCCAGTTCGAGATCGCGCCAGTGCATGAAGCCGCCAATGTCGCGACGGATCATCAGCAACTGATCATGACCACCTTGCGCAGCACCGCCAAGCGTCATGGGTTCACCTGCCTGCTTCATGAAAAGCCCTTTGCTGGAATCAACGGGTCCGGAAAGCATGTGAACTGGTCGGTTGGCAACAGCACCCAGGGCAACCTGCTGGATCCCGGTCGCACCCCCCACGACAACCTTCAATTTCTGTTGTTCTGTGCTGCCGTAATCCGCGGCGTGCATTGCAATGGTCCCTTGCTGCGTGCGGTTGTGGCGACGGCAGGCAACGACCATCGCCTTGGTGCAAACGAAGCCCCTCCGGCGATCATTTCCGTGTATCTCGGCCAGCAACTGGAGCAGGTCTTCCAGCAGATTCAACGGGGTGAGGTCACAGGCAGCTCCCATGGGGGAGTGATGCGTCTGGGTGTGGATACCCTTCCCGAATTCCCCAAAGATGCAAGAGATCGCAACCGCACCTCCCCCTTTGCCTTTACCGGAAACAGGTTTGAATTCCGTGCTGTTGGCTCCGGCCAGTCCGTCGCTGGGCCCCTCGTGGCCATGAATACCGTGCTGGCTGATTCCCTGGAATGGATCAGCGATCGCCTTGAAGCTGAAATGGGCTCTGGTCAGAGTCTCGAACAGTCGGCGGCGGCGGTGATTCGCCAGATCATGGATCGGCATGGTGCCGCTGTGTTTGGCGGTGATGGCTATTCCGACGCGTGGCATCGGGAAGCGACCGAGGATCGTGGCCTGGAAAATCTCCGCAATACCGCTGAAGCCCTGCCAGTGCTGCGCCGGGAGGAGGTGCGAAGCCTGTTCCAGCGCCACGGCGTGATCTCATCGGTGGAGATGGAAAGCCGCTACGAGGTGTACGGAGAGCAGTACTCCCTCGCCATCGAAGTGGAGGCCAAAGTGGCCCTCTCCATGGTGCGCACGCAAATCAGCCCAGCTGTTCAGAAGCACCTGAGCGCCCTGGCACGCAGCCTGCAACAGCAGCAGTCACTCGGACTTCAGCCTGAAACCCGCGATCTCCACCAGATCGCTGAGCTGCATCGACGTATGGACGACCATGCAACAGCTCTGGCAGGGGAATTGCACCAGTTGCACTGCGGAGATACCGCCGCGGCCATGAACCACTGCTCGGGTGTGTTGCTTCCCCGGCTGCAGCTGTTGCGTGAGGCCGTGGATTCCTTGGAGGAACTCGTGGACGACGATCGCTGGCCCCTGCCCTCGTACCGGGAGATGCTTTTTGTTCGCTAG
- a CDS encoding thermonuclease family protein, translating to MILAPRVVADPHPRQEVTVLTVNNGQEVLVDLAGEGRAVRLACIQAPLAEQRPWAQNATAQLRRSLMPGSSVVLELRARDVYGRVVARLIDDGADVAVPLLKQGAVFAYDGYLGQCNDLD from the coding sequence ATGATCCTTGCCCCCAGGGTGGTTGCTGATCCTCACCCCCGGCAGGAGGTCACAGTTCTGACGGTGAACAACGGCCAGGAAGTGCTTGTTGACCTTGCGGGTGAAGGGCGCGCCGTCAGGTTGGCTTGCATTCAGGCACCGCTTGCCGAGCAGAGGCCATGGGCGCAGAACGCTACAGCTCAGCTTCGCCGCTCCCTTATGCCTGGAAGCAGCGTTGTTCTGGAACTAAGGGCCAGGGATGTATACGGCAGAGTTGTGGCTCGCTTGATCGACGATGGGGCTGATGTAGCTGTTCCACTTTTGAAGCAAGGGGCAGTCTTTGCCTACGACGGTTATCTGGGGCAATGCAATGACCTGGATTAA